In Serratia sp. FDAARGOS_506, a genomic segment contains:
- a CDS encoding DUF805 domain-containing protein: MESLGQLAQALYRGRVSRKAFIFSLVIFAIGIVLLSFLSTYLDKNHFRAHAHSDIAEFVSVLLYLLCIMVWALVCFGLVTWFMAKTAFRFNDIGLPGWALAVACYVCSVLNNYSPGPVARWLPLFSLAGMICALLLPPDGLRRKPDGNADD; encoded by the coding sequence ATGGAATCTCTCGGACAACTCGCCCAAGCGCTCTACCGTGGGCGCGTCTCGCGTAAAGCCTTTATTTTCTCGCTGGTGATTTTTGCCATCGGCATCGTGCTGCTGTCGTTTCTGTCGACCTATCTGGATAAAAACCATTTTCGCGCCCATGCGCACAGCGATATCGCCGAGTTTGTCTCGGTGTTGCTGTATCTGCTGTGCATTATGGTTTGGGCGCTGGTCTGTTTCGGCCTGGTGACATGGTTCATGGCCAAAACCGCGTTTCGGTTCAACGATATCGGCCTGCCCGGTTGGGCGCTGGCCGTGGCGTGCTATGTTTGCTCGGTGCTCAACAACTACTCCCCCGGCCCGGTGGCGCGCTGGCTGCCGCTGTTCAGTCTGGCCGGCATGATCTGCGCCCTGCTGTTGCCGCCCGACGGGCTGCGCCGCAAACCGGACGGCAACGCTGACGACTAA
- the pgaD gene encoding poly-beta-1,6-N-acetyl-D-glucosamine biosynthesis protein PgaD — MTDVLIYSERGLLPRVVDGLLTLFAWCGFLYLFSRGLMSVMDQHGVGSALSLLEVISLYIMVALFNAVTLIAWAKYNQHFSRRRAADRWRKQQQNTHIGYITPELTRQLRRLPIAVVSHNSGGGISQVSGRLTAAEPAANKVVQLR, encoded by the coding sequence ATGACGGACGTCCTGATTTATTCGGAACGCGGTCTGCTGCCGCGGGTGGTCGATGGCTTGCTGACGCTTTTCGCCTGGTGCGGCTTTCTTTATCTGTTCAGCCGCGGCCTGATGTCGGTGATGGATCAGCACGGCGTGGGGTCCGCCCTGTCGCTGCTGGAGGTGATCTCGCTGTATATCATGGTGGCGTTGTTCAATGCCGTCACCCTGATCGCCTGGGCCAAATACAACCAGCATTTCTCCCGCCGCAGAGCGGCCGACCGCTGGCGGAAGCAGCAACAGAACACCCACATCGGCTATATCACGCCTGAGCTGACCCGGCAGCTGCGGCGTTTGCCGATCGCCGTGGTATCCCATAACAGCGGCGGCGGCATCAGCCAGGTCAGCGGCAGGCTGACGGCGGCAGAACCGGCGGCGAACAAGGTGGTGCAACTGCGTTAG
- the pgaC gene encoding poly-beta-1,6-N-acetyl-D-glucosamine synthase — protein MTDRLIALFILCLVLSVPFGIVLLFTGEVLLNFVFFWPLFMSGIWIAGGIYFWLHRERHWRWSPDMPAPELPGNPSISVLIPCFNEGLNARETISAAMAQRYENIEVIAINDGSSDDTAEVLDQLTLEFPRLRVIHLAQNQGKAIALQAGAAAARSEYLVCIDGDALLDRDAAAYLVAPLLANPNVGAVTGNPRIRTRSTLIGRIQVGEFSSIIGLIKRTQRVYGRLFTISGVVAAFRKQALTDVGYWSQDMITEDIDISWKLQLKHWAIFFEPRALCWILMPETLRGLWKQRLRWAQGGAEVFLKNLRNLWAWEHRHMWLLFAEYCLSTLWAFTYLVSVLIFLVGLVVPLPEGIRIHSLLTPAFTGLVLGVVCLLQFTVSLLLEKRYEKGFGRSLFWIIWYPLVYWLLSLLTTLVAFSKVMLKARRGRARWISPDRGIGRIKE, from the coding sequence ATGACCGATCGTTTAATTGCCTTATTTATCCTGTGTCTGGTGTTGAGCGTGCCTTTCGGCATCGTCCTGCTGTTTACCGGCGAAGTGCTGCTCAACTTTGTGTTCTTCTGGCCGCTGTTCATGTCCGGCATCTGGATCGCCGGCGGCATCTATTTCTGGCTGCACCGCGAGCGCCACTGGCGTTGGAGCCCGGATATGCCCGCGCCGGAGCTGCCGGGCAATCCGTCGATCAGCGTGCTGATCCCCTGTTTTAACGAAGGGTTGAACGCGCGTGAGACCATTTCGGCGGCGATGGCGCAGCGCTATGAAAATATCGAAGTGATTGCCATCAACGACGGCTCCAGCGATGACACCGCCGAGGTGCTGGACCAGTTGACGTTGGAGTTCCCCCGTCTGCGGGTGATCCATCTGGCGCAAAATCAGGGCAAAGCGATCGCGCTGCAGGCGGGCGCGGCGGCGGCGCGCAGCGAGTATCTGGTATGCATCGACGGCGATGCGCTGCTGGATCGCGATGCGGCGGCCTATTTGGTGGCACCGCTGTTGGCCAACCCAAACGTCGGCGCGGTAACCGGCAACCCGCGCATCCGCACGCGCTCCACGCTGATCGGCCGCATCCAGGTCGGCGAGTTTTCGTCGATCATCGGCCTTATCAAGCGCACGCAGCGCGTCTATGGCCGCCTGTTCACCATTTCCGGCGTGGTGGCCGCATTTCGTAAGCAAGCGCTTACCGATGTCGGCTACTGGAGCCAGGACATGATCACCGAAGACATCGACATCAGCTGGAAGTTGCAGCTGAAGCACTGGGCTATCTTCTTCGAACCGCGGGCACTGTGCTGGATCCTGATGCCTGAGACCCTGCGCGGGCTGTGGAAGCAGCGCCTGCGCTGGGCACAGGGCGGCGCCGAGGTGTTTTTAAAGAACCTGCGCAACCTGTGGGCCTGGGAGCACCGGCATATGTGGCTGCTGTTTGCCGAGTATTGCCTCTCTACGTTGTGGGCGTTCACTTACCTGGTCAGCGTGCTGATTTTCCTGGTCGGGCTGGTGGTGCCGCTGCCGGAGGGCATCCGCATTCACTCGTTGCTGACGCCGGCGTTTACCGGCCTGGTGCTGGGCGTGGTGTGCTTGCTGCAGTTCACCGTCAGCCTGCTGCTGGAGAAGCGCTATGAGAAGGGCTTCGGCCGCTCGCTGTTCTGGATAATCTGGTATCCGCTGGTGTATTGGCTGCTCAGCCTGCTGACCACGCTGGTGGCGTTTTCCAAAGTGATGTTGAAAGCTCGGCGCGGGCGTGCGCGCTGGATCAGCCCCGACCGGGGCATTGGGAGGATCAAAGAATGA
- the pgaB gene encoding poly-beta-1,6-N-acetyl-D-glucosamine N-deacetylase PgaB produces MLIRSSLFVLVALLTTACSQADVPRFTPPAERPVGPMERPWPANRYVVLAYHDVEDGAADQRYMSVRTSALNEQFAWLKQNGYQPVSVEQILQAQNGGPALPNKAVLLTFDDGYRSFYSRVFPLLKAYNWPAVLAPVGVWLDAPADKPVDFGGLMTPRDRFLTWQQVREVSDSGLVEIGAHTYASHYGGIANPQGNTEPAVANRLYDAKQGRYESEAEYRQRIEKDVALITRRITATTGKAPRVWVWPYGAAGGVALDIARKHGYRMALTLENGLGDVNAPENVPRMLVAGNPSLTSFAQQLTQIQNRQIMRVAHVDLDYLYDPDPQQQAKNLDKLIQRIYDLRINTVFLQAFADPKGDGNVRELYFPNRWLPMKADLFNRVSWQLTSRTGVAVYAWMPVLAFELGSDVPRVQRLDPQSGQLSVDDKQYRRLSPFSPVARQRIGEIYEDLAAHATFKGILFHDDALLSDFEDAGPDAVAAYRQAGFADSVAAIRQDPQAMARWTRFKSRALIEFTQSLTERVRAIRGPQVQTARNIYAMPVLDPASEAWFGQNLADFLQAYDWVAPMAMPLMENVPRADSGRWLDQLVGKVAAYPGALDKTVFELQAVDWRKERRISLDDGQLLAEWMRRLQRNGAQSFGYYPDNFLDDRPKLDAVRPVLSSAWFPLP; encoded by the coding sequence ATGCTTATTCGATCCTCGCTTTTCGTGCTGGTCGCGTTGCTGACCACTGCCTGCAGCCAGGCGGACGTGCCACGTTTCACGCCACCGGCGGAGCGCCCCGTGGGGCCGATGGAACGCCCGTGGCCGGCCAACCGTTACGTGGTGCTGGCGTATCACGACGTGGAAGACGGCGCGGCGGACCAGCGTTACATGTCGGTGCGCACCAGCGCGCTCAACGAACAGTTCGCCTGGCTGAAGCAAAACGGCTACCAGCCGGTGTCGGTCGAGCAGATCCTGCAGGCGCAAAACGGCGGTCCGGCGTTGCCGAACAAAGCGGTGTTGCTGACCTTCGACGATGGCTACCGCAGCTTCTACAGCCGGGTCTTCCCGCTGCTGAAGGCCTACAACTGGCCGGCGGTGCTGGCGCCGGTCGGCGTCTGGCTGGATGCGCCGGCCGATAAGCCGGTCGATTTCGGCGGCCTGATGACGCCGCGCGATCGCTTCCTCACCTGGCAGCAGGTGCGGGAAGTGTCGGACTCTGGGCTGGTGGAGATCGGTGCGCACACCTACGCTTCGCATTACGGCGGCATTGCCAACCCGCAGGGCAATACCGAACCGGCGGTCGCCAATCGACTGTATGACGCCAAACAGGGCCGCTACGAGAGCGAGGCGGAATATCGCCAACGCATCGAGAAGGACGTGGCGTTGATCACCCGGCGCATCACCGCCACCACCGGTAAGGCGCCGCGCGTGTGGGTCTGGCCGTACGGCGCGGCCGGCGGCGTGGCGCTGGACATCGCGCGCAAGCACGGTTACCGCATGGCGCTGACGCTGGAGAACGGGCTGGGAGATGTCAACGCACCTGAAAACGTGCCGCGCATGCTGGTGGCCGGCAACCCGTCGCTGACGAGCTTCGCCCAGCAGCTGACGCAGATACAGAACCGGCAGATCATGCGGGTGGCACACGTCGATCTCGACTATCTCTACGATCCCGATCCACAGCAGCAGGCCAAAAACCTCGACAAGCTGATCCAGCGCATCTACGACCTGCGCATCAATACCGTTTTCCTGCAGGCGTTCGCCGATCCAAAAGGCGACGGCAACGTGCGCGAGCTCTATTTCCCCAACCGCTGGCTGCCGATGAAGGCCGACCTGTTCAACCGGGTATCCTGGCAGCTCACCTCGCGCACCGGCGTGGCCGTGTATGCCTGGATGCCGGTGCTGGCGTTCGAGCTGGGATCTGACGTGCCGCGCGTACAGCGCCTCGATCCGCAAAGCGGGCAGCTGTCGGTAGACGACAAGCAGTACCGCCGCCTGTCGCCGTTCAGCCCGGTGGCGCGCCAGCGCATCGGTGAGATCTACGAGGATCTGGCGGCCCACGCCACCTTCAAAGGGATCCTGTTCCACGACGATGCCCTGCTGTCGGACTTCGAAGACGCCGGCCCCGATGCCGTGGCGGCTTACCGTCAGGCCGGCTTCGCGGATTCGGTGGCGGCGATACGCCAGGATCCGCAGGCGATGGCGCGCTGGACGCGCTTCAAGAGCCGTGCGCTGATCGAGTTTACCCAGTCGCTGACCGAGCGAGTGCGGGCGATCCGTGGCCCGCAGGTGCAAACCGCGCGCAACATCTATGCGATGCCGGTGCTCGATCCCGCCAGCGAAGCCTGGTTCGGCCAGAACCTGGCGGATTTCCTGCAGGCCTACGACTGGGTAGCGCCGATGGCGATGCCGCTGATGGAAAACGTGCCGCGCGCCGACAGCGGCCGTTGGCTGGATCAACTGGTGGGCAAAGTGGCCGCTTACCCCGGCGCGCTCGATAAAACGGTGTTTGAGTTACAGGCCGTAGACTGGCGCAAGGAGCGCCGGATCAGCCTGGATGACGGTCAACTGCTGGCCGAATGGATGCGTCGCCTGCAGCGCAATGGCGCTCAGAGCTTTGGTTATTACCCCGACAACTTCCTCGACGATCGGCCTAAGCTGGATGCCGTTCGCCCGGTGTTGTCCTCAGCCTGGTTCCCACTGCCATGA
- the pgaA gene encoding poly-beta-1,6 N-acetyl-D-glucosamine export porin PgaA produces MPKVNSRSLRFTERHATKYAASLLFLGLSLPAAALADERYDALIRQARSGDTAPVLTYLSQRRAQEGLSLQQRSDYIQVAGWAGHDEEVVALWRADGAALQRDSASLATAARAYRNLKQWQPSLRLWRAALQLAPADGGLQRGYVMTLADAGQDVQAQTEAAKAEKLLEPATWYLTRAYVDQAAGRSWAALENATHARALAPSDTGIQAYYVTLLAANRVAGPALRESQGLALSPAQQRRLQADEAAELVRLSFIDSRGEQERFVIADRGLARYDQLLTQWRPLPEAQDSYQQARIDRLGALLARYRMADVVSEYQTLQAEGRTMPDYAQRWAASAYLYLQQPDKAQAIFSRLNAAAPKAVTAEDETDLFYAQAEDERIDQAALLAQRVSQRYPYATRLYQLPTLAYNDDWLVGQSLLAQSWVYQRDLGAAERQLTHLARTAPGNQGLRISLASVYLARGWPRRAEEELKQVEGLEPRSLPLEIQQGYVAQELQEWRQLDLLADDVIQRAPESVAAQQLERSRRIHHMSELRISGNQGIDSDGPVSGSHDFGIHAALYSPPIDDNWRLFTGWGFNTGQFDEGKGINRDLSAGAEWRSRDLWLEAEVANRNYGHGNELGLRLSSWYDLDDQWRLGGSVARLSAETPLRALTNGISANGGNLWLRWQQNESRELRASVAPSHFSDGNNRLEYGLEGRQRLLAGGRYRLDMNLTLSGSRNSQENVPYYNPKRDFTLLPSLTLDHTLYRHYQTEWSQQFQAGAGSYWQRDYARKPITQLGYGQRVSWNGVLDAGAMLQFEKHPYDGKRERNIGVTFDLNYRF; encoded by the coding sequence GTGCCTAAAGTTAACTCGCGTTCATTACGCTTTACCGAACGCCACGCCACCAAATATGCGGCGTCATTGCTTTTTCTCGGTTTATCCCTGCCGGCCGCTGCGCTGGCGGATGAACGCTATGACGCGCTGATCCGTCAGGCCAGGTCGGGCGATACCGCACCGGTGCTGACGTATTTATCGCAGCGGCGCGCTCAGGAGGGATTGAGCCTGCAGCAGCGATCCGATTATATCCAGGTGGCCGGTTGGGCCGGCCACGACGAAGAGGTTGTCGCGCTTTGGCGTGCCGACGGCGCCGCGCTGCAGCGGGATAGCGCCAGTCTGGCGACGGCGGCCCGCGCCTATCGCAACCTGAAGCAGTGGCAACCATCGCTGCGCCTGTGGCGTGCGGCGTTGCAGCTCGCTCCCGCCGACGGCGGTCTGCAGCGTGGCTATGTGATGACGCTGGCGGATGCCGGGCAGGATGTGCAGGCGCAAACGGAAGCGGCAAAAGCGGAGAAGCTGCTGGAGCCGGCGACGTGGTATCTGACGCGCGCCTATGTGGACCAGGCCGCCGGCCGCAGCTGGGCGGCGCTGGAAAACGCCACCCATGCCCGTGCGCTGGCGCCGTCCGACACCGGTATTCAGGCTTATTACGTGACGCTGCTGGCGGCGAACCGGGTCGCGGGTCCGGCGCTGCGTGAAAGCCAGGGGCTGGCGTTGTCGCCCGCGCAGCAGCGCCGCCTGCAGGCGGATGAAGCCGCCGAACTGGTGCGACTGTCGTTTATCGATTCTCGCGGCGAACAAGAACGCTTCGTCATCGCCGATCGCGGGCTGGCGCGCTATGACCAACTGTTGACGCAGTGGCGGCCGCTGCCGGAGGCGCAGGACAGCTACCAACAGGCGCGTATCGATCGCCTGGGCGCGCTGCTGGCGCGTTATCGAATGGCCGATGTGGTAAGCGAGTATCAAACCTTGCAGGCGGAAGGGCGCACGATGCCGGATTATGCCCAACGCTGGGCGGCGTCCGCCTACCTCTACCTGCAGCAGCCTGATAAGGCGCAGGCTATTTTCAGCCGTCTGAACGCCGCCGCCCCGAAGGCGGTGACCGCCGAGGATGAAACCGATCTGTTTTACGCACAGGCGGAGGACGAACGCATCGATCAGGCAGCGTTGCTGGCGCAGCGCGTCAGCCAGCGCTACCCCTACGCGACCCGCCTGTATCAATTGCCGACGCTGGCCTACAACGATGACTGGCTGGTCGGCCAATCGCTGCTGGCGCAGTCGTGGGTATATCAACGCGATCTGGGCGCGGCCGAACGGCAACTGACCCATCTGGCGCGCACGGCGCCGGGCAATCAGGGATTGCGCATCTCATTGGCCAGCGTTTATTTAGCGCGCGGTTGGCCGCGCCGCGCCGAGGAGGAGTTGAAGCAGGTGGAAGGGCTGGAACCGCGTAGCCTGCCGTTGGAGATCCAGCAGGGCTATGTCGCGCAGGAATTGCAGGAGTGGCGGCAGCTCGATTTGCTGGCTGACGATGTCATCCAACGCGCGCCGGAAAGCGTCGCCGCTCAGCAGCTCGAGCGTTCGCGCCGCATTCACCATATGTCTGAACTGCGCATCAGCGGCAATCAGGGCATCGATTCAGACGGGCCGGTCAGCGGCAGCCACGATTTTGGCATTCACGCCGCGCTCTATTCACCGCCGATCGACGACAACTGGCGGCTGTTCACCGGCTGGGGATTCAACACCGGCCAGTTCGACGAGGGCAAGGGCATCAACCGCGATCTCAGCGCCGGCGCCGAGTGGCGCTCGCGCGATCTGTGGCTGGAAGCCGAGGTGGCCAACCGCAACTACGGCCATGGCAATGAGCTCGGCCTGCGCCTCTCTTCCTGGTATGACCTGGATGACCAATGGCGTCTCGGCGGTTCGGTGGCGCGGCTGTCGGCCGAGACACCGCTGCGCGCATTGACCAATGGCATCAGCGCCAACGGCGGCAACCTGTGGCTGCGTTGGCAGCAGAACGAAAGCCGCGAGCTGCGCGCCAGCGTGGCGCCTTCGCACTTCTCGGACGGCAACAACCGGCTGGAATACGGCCTGGAAGGGCGGCAGCGGTTGCTCGCCGGCGGCCGTTATCGGCTGGACATGAACCTGACGTTGTCCGGCAGCCGCAACAGCCAGGAGAACGTGCCGTATTACAACCCTAAGCGTGACTTCACGCTGCTGCCGTCGTTAACGCTCGATCATACCCTGTATCGCCATTATCAAACCGAGTGGAGCCAGCAGTTCCAGGCCGGCGCCGGCAGCTATTGGCAGCGGGACTATGCGCGCAAGCCGATCACCCAACTGGGTTACGGCCAGCGCGTCAGCTGGAACGGCGTGTTGGACGCCGGCGCGATGCTGCAGTTTGAGAAGCATCCTTACGACGGCAAACGCGAGCGGAACATCGGCGTGACGTTTGATCTGAATTATCGTTTTTAA
- a CDS encoding DUF2778 domain-containing protein, with product MPLHGEFIVNDAQFSPLLIYGVGTFLAYSGNGIYRNQAGCVAVPDNGPIPQGRYHIVNRLTGGWKGMLRTDLHDFYSWPTSTPVIKYEWFALYREDGKIDDYTWVNGVKRGNFRLHPSGPLGISLGCITLQHRTDFLAIRQALVSTRPVRLVNGLMSYGTIEVILNGKQTCPNRD from the coding sequence ATGCCGCTACATGGAGAGTTTATCGTTAATGATGCTCAGTTCTCCCCTTTACTCATATACGGTGTTGGCACTTTTCTGGCTTACTCGGGCAATGGAATATATCGTAACCAAGCCGGTTGCGTGGCTGTTCCTGACAATGGCCCAATCCCTCAGGGCCGTTATCACATCGTCAACAGGCTAACGGGCGGCTGGAAAGGAATGTTGAGAACCGATCTTCATGATTTCTATTCGTGGCCGACATCGACACCGGTTATCAAATATGAGTGGTTTGCCCTCTATCGTGAAGATGGGAAAATCGACGACTATACATGGGTCAATGGGGTAAAACGGGGAAATTTCCGTTTGCATCCATCAGGTCCTTTAGGTATTTCTTTGGGCTGTATTACATTGCAGCATCGGACTGACTTTTTAGCTATTCGTCAGGCATTAGTCTCTACCCGGCCAGTCAGGTTAGTTAACGGCCTGATGTCTTATGGAACGATTGAGGTCATTCTTAATGGAAAGCAGACGTGTCCCAATAGGGATTAA
- the ypdK gene encoding membrane protein YpdK produces the protein MKYFLMGVSFMLVAWVGTFMLMVA, from the coding sequence GTGAAATATTTTTTGATGGGCGTGTCATTCATGCTGGTTGCCTGGGTTGGCACCTTCATGTTGATGGTTGCCTGA
- a CDS encoding cytochrome b: MSNRYARSQIVLHWLTLLMVILTYAAMLLKDSVPEDWMPMVKNLHFNFGVSVFALMLIRLAVRSFHATPPTTPPLEEWQEIGAKIFHWLLYVVFLMLPLLGMLTLAYGGKSWSLLGWPVPQWVTPDPVMRKLVKTVHETLANIGYFIIGAHALAALYHHYLRKDDTLRRMMPGK; the protein is encoded by the coding sequence ATGAGCAACCGCTACGCGCGATCGCAAATCGTTTTACATTGGCTGACGCTGCTGATGGTGATCCTCACCTATGCGGCGATGTTGCTGAAAGATTCGGTGCCGGAAGATTGGATGCCGATGGTCAAAAATCTGCACTTTAACTTTGGGGTATCAGTATTCGCCTTGATGCTGATTCGGCTGGCGGTGCGTTCTTTCCACGCAACGCCGCCGACCACGCCACCGCTGGAGGAATGGCAGGAGATAGGCGCCAAGATCTTCCATTGGCTGCTGTACGTGGTCTTCCTGATGTTGCCGTTGCTGGGCATGTTGACACTGGCCTACGGCGGGAAATCGTGGTCTTTGCTGGGCTGGCCGGTGCCACAGTGGGTGACGCCGGATCCGGTGATGCGCAAGCTGGTCAAAACGGTTCATGAGACGCTGGCAAACATCGGCTATTTTATCATTGGGGCGCATGCGCTGGCGGCGCTGTATCATCACTACCTGCGTAAGGACGACACCCTGCGGCGCATGATGCCGGGCAAATGA
- the alaC gene encoding alanine transaminase, translating to MADNSPQRRFTRIERLPPYVFNITAELKMAARRRGEDIIDFSMGNPDGPTPPHIVEKLCAVAQRDDTHGYSTSRGIPRLRRAISRWYADRYQVDIDPESEAIVTIGSKEGLAHLMLATLDHGDTVLVPNPSYPIHIYGAVIAGAQVRSVPLVDGVDFFGELERAIRETIPRPKMMILGFPSNPTAQCVELDFFERVVALAKQYNVLVIHDLAYADIVYDGWKAPSIMQVPGAKDIAVEFFTLSKSYNMAGWRIGFMVGNPELVSALARIKSYHDYGTFTPLQVAAIAALEGDQQCVRDIAEQYRQRRNVLVKGLHEAGWMVENPKASMYVWAKIPEPYAHLGSLEFAKRLLAEAKVCVSPGIGFGDYGDTHVRFALIENQDRIRQAVRGIKAMFRADGLLKPGKAGSAK from the coding sequence ATGGCTGATAACAGTCCACAGCGCCGTTTCACGCGCATTGAACGCCTTCCCCCCTACGTATTCAACATCACCGCCGAACTGAAGATGGCCGCACGCCGTCGCGGCGAGGATATTATCGATTTCAGCATGGGTAACCCCGATGGCCCGACGCCGCCGCACATCGTGGAAAAACTGTGCGCCGTCGCCCAGCGCGACGATACTCACGGCTACTCCACCTCGCGCGGCATTCCGCGCCTGCGCCGTGCCATTTCGCGCTGGTATGCCGATCGTTATCAGGTGGATATCGATCCGGAGAGCGAAGCCATCGTCACTATCGGTTCGAAAGAGGGGCTGGCACACCTGATGCTGGCGACCCTCGATCACGGCGATACCGTGTTGGTGCCGAATCCCAGCTATCCTATCCATATTTACGGCGCGGTGATCGCCGGCGCCCAGGTGCGTTCGGTGCCGCTGGTAGACGGCGTGGATTTCTTCGGCGAGCTGGAGCGCGCCATTCGGGAAACCATTCCTCGCCCGAAAATGATGATCCTCGGTTTCCCGTCCAACCCGACCGCGCAGTGCGTGGAGCTGGATTTCTTCGAGCGGGTGGTGGCGCTGGCCAAGCAGTATAACGTGCTGGTGATCCACGATCTGGCCTATGCCGATATCGTCTATGACGGCTGGAAAGCGCCGTCGATCATGCAGGTGCCGGGGGCGAAAGACATTGCGGTGGAGTTCTTCACCCTGTCGAAAAGCTACAACATGGCCGGCTGGCGCATCGGTTTCATGGTCGGTAACCCTGAACTGGTCAGCGCGCTGGCGCGCATCAAGAGTTATCACGACTACGGTACCTTTACGCCGCTGCAGGTGGCGGCCATCGCCGCGCTGGAAGGCGATCAGCAGTGCGTGCGCGATATCGCCGAGCAGTATCGGCAGCGCCGCAACGTGTTGGTGAAGGGGCTGCACGAGGCTGGCTGGATGGTGGAAAATCCGAAGGCGTCGATGTACGTGTGGGCGAAAATTCCCGAACCTTATGCTCACCTCGGCTCGCTGGAGTTCGCCAAACGCCTGCTGGCGGAAGCCAAGGTCTGCGTCTCGCCAGGCATCGGTTTCGGCGACTACGGCGATACCCACGTGCGCTTCGCGCTGATCGAGAACCAGGATCGTATCCGCCAGGCGGTGCGCGGCATCAAGGCGATGTTCCGCGCGGACGGGCTGTTGAAGCCGGGCAAAGCCGGCAGCGCCAAATAA
- a CDS encoding GNAT family N-acetyltransferase, which translates to MKLVTERLSLRSITAEDWPLFLRLYQDPEVIRYISDPRSEAEIRARFEERLPAWDKYGEQWLCLVMREKHSGEAVGITGFRPQWLPYRQAEVGYGSLPSGQGKGYGKESLRAVLDFAVNACGFHKLTATVTAGNLASRGLLESCGFQLEGTLRDNYRLAGQWCDDWLFGLLAAEFQGGK; encoded by the coding sequence ATGAAGCTGGTCACTGAACGTCTGAGCTTACGGTCGATAACCGCCGAGGATTGGCCGCTGTTTTTGCGCCTGTACCAAGATCCCGAAGTGATCCGTTACATCTCCGATCCGCGCAGCGAAGCGGAGATCCGCGCTCGGTTCGAGGAGCGGCTGCCGGCCTGGGACAAATACGGCGAGCAGTGGCTGTGCCTGGTGATGCGTGAGAAGCACAGCGGAGAGGCGGTGGGCATTACCGGTTTTCGCCCGCAGTGGTTGCCGTATCGGCAGGCGGAAGTGGGATACGGAAGTTTGCCTTCCGGGCAGGGTAAGGGCTATGGCAAGGAGTCGCTGCGGGCGGTGCTGGATTTTGCGGTGAACGCCTGCGGCTTTCACAAGCTGACCGCCACCGTGACCGCGGGCAATCTTGCTTCGCGCGGCCTGCTGGAATCGTGCGGCTTTCAGTTGGAAGGCACACTGCGCGACAACTACCGTCTGGCGGGGCAGTGGTGCGACGACTGGCTGTTCGGGCTGCTGGCGGCGGAGTTTCAGGGCGGCAAATAA